From Halobacterium sp. R2-5, the proteins below share one genomic window:
- a CDS encoding SDR family oxidoreductase, producing the protein MVSARLDDQVAIVTGASSGIGEATARILARDGADVVLAARRRGELEAVADDVADEHGVDAHVVPTDVTNEDEVEALVDATCEEFGGVDALVNNAGLGVGGDVEDLSTDGYRQMMDVNCDGMFFATRAALPHLREADGNLVFVGSFAGQYPRPSNPVYAATKWWTRGFAHSVEAAVGDDGVAVTVVNPTEVRTEFGSEDGTAFEETFDPGEVTEPEEIAEAIAFAARQEAPTTTSEIDVYRRDKFAHF; encoded by the coding sequence ATGGTCTCAGCACGACTCGACGACCAGGTTGCCATCGTCACCGGCGCCAGCAGCGGCATCGGCGAAGCCACCGCCCGCATCCTCGCCAGGGACGGCGCCGACGTCGTTCTCGCCGCGCGGCGCCGCGGCGAGCTCGAAGCCGTCGCCGACGACGTGGCCGACGAGCACGGCGTCGACGCGCACGTCGTCCCGACGGACGTCACGAACGAGGACGAGGTCGAAGCGCTCGTCGACGCCACCTGCGAGGAGTTCGGCGGCGTGGACGCGCTCGTGAACAACGCCGGGCTCGGCGTCGGCGGCGACGTCGAGGACCTCTCCACGGACGGGTACCGACAGATGATGGACGTGAACTGCGACGGCATGTTCTTCGCGACGCGGGCGGCGCTCCCGCACCTCCGCGAGGCCGACGGCAACCTCGTCTTCGTCGGCAGCTTCGCCGGCCAGTACCCGCGGCCGTCCAACCCCGTCTACGCTGCCACGAAGTGGTGGACGCGCGGGTTCGCGCACAGCGTCGAGGCTGCCGTCGGCGACGACGGCGTCGCGGTCACCGTCGTCAACCCGACGGAGGTCCGCACGGAGTTCGGCAGCGAGGACGGCACCGCCTTCGAGGAGACGTTCGACCCCGGCGAGGTCACCGAGCCAGAGGAGATTGCGGAGGCGATCGCGTTCGCGGCCCGCCAGGAGGCGCCGACGACGACCAGCGAGATCGACGTCTACCGCCGCGACAAGTTCGCGCACTTCTGA
- a CDS encoding glutamate-cysteine ligase family protein produces MPPPDSAPTRRSIEVEYWVVDDDGRLTEPGELTDAIPGAEREFVEPVLEIKTSPCESTSELRGELFDRVGSVLRRADDLGKHLVPLATPLVDADLRDLPSERTRIQRRAVGDAFEYVRHCAGTHVHVEQRPGSEVEQFNALVAVDPALALVNSAPQFRGRPEAAGARSKLYRRRAYDDLPQQGRLWPYLDDTSEWAARLDGCYESFVAAAVDGGVDREAVESTFEPESAAWTPVKFREAFGTVEWRSADTALPSEVVRLADDVVGVVERACEDGLRTGGKVARVTGDGVVAPEFAVVQERVEDAIRDGLDSDAVRSYLQRLGFDVTAYEPATQELQEEGALTGERARELRLEHAERLERDVRRARSVSDD; encoded by the coding sequence GTGCCACCACCCGACTCTGCGCCGACGCGCCGGAGCATCGAGGTCGAGTACTGGGTCGTCGACGACGACGGGCGGCTCACCGAGCCCGGCGAGCTGACGGACGCGATCCCGGGCGCCGAGCGCGAGTTCGTCGAGCCGGTGCTCGAAATCAAGACCAGTCCCTGCGAGAGCACGTCCGAGCTACGGGGGGAGCTGTTCGACCGCGTCGGCTCGGTCCTGCGGCGCGCGGACGACCTCGGCAAGCACCTCGTGCCGCTCGCCACCCCGCTCGTGGACGCCGACCTCCGCGACCTGCCGAGCGAGCGGACGCGCATCCAGCGCCGCGCGGTCGGTGACGCCTTCGAGTACGTCCGTCACTGCGCGGGCACCCACGTCCACGTCGAACAGCGGCCGGGCAGCGAGGTCGAACAGTTCAACGCGCTCGTCGCTGTCGACCCAGCGCTCGCGCTCGTCAACTCCGCGCCGCAGTTCCGCGGACGACCGGAGGCGGCCGGCGCGCGCTCGAAGCTCTACCGGCGGCGGGCGTACGACGACCTCCCGCAGCAGGGCCGCCTCTGGCCGTACCTCGACGACACCAGCGAGTGGGCCGCCCGCCTCGACGGCTGCTACGAGTCGTTCGTCGCCGCGGCGGTCGACGGTGGCGTCGACCGGGAGGCGGTCGAGTCGACGTTCGAGCCGGAGAGCGCCGCGTGGACGCCCGTGAAGTTCCGGGAGGCGTTCGGCACCGTCGAGTGGCGGTCCGCCGACACCGCGCTCCCGAGCGAGGTCGTCCGGCTCGCCGACGACGTGGTCGGCGTCGTCGAGCGAGCCTGCGAGGACGGCCTGCGAACGGGCGGGAAAGTCGCGCGCGTCACCGGCGACGGCGTCGTCGCGCCCGAGTTCGCCGTCGTGCAGGAGCGCGTCGAGGACGCGATACGCGACGGCCTCGACTCGGACGCGGTCCGCTCGTACCTCCAGCGGCTGGGCTTCGACGTGACGGCCTACGAGCCGGCGACGCAGGAACTCCAGGAAGAAGGAGCGCTCACCGGGGAGCGGGCGCGAGAGCTCCGCCTCGAACACGCCGAGCGGCTCGAACGCGACGTCCGGCGCGCGCGGTCGGTCAGCGACGACTAG
- a CDS encoding DNA-directed DNA polymerase, producing the protein MEDTDLSEFMHEGADADGDASESVPDDTVRAEAEVVAGDGDPVVNEIVSAEADALPDVDGDVELMVTQVDYTVEGEGDRERPVVHVFGRTADNTAEHVRVHGFRPYFYAPTESLDEDDLTDDVITGSEETDENGEPYESIRGEKLTKIFGRTPRDVGNIRDRFEHYEADILFPNRLLIDKDITSGLRVPERRADDGAVYVHHDEIETCDVDADVRVNTFDIEVDDRSGFPEDGEEPIVCLTSHDSYDDEYIAWLYEAPEATAPSPEALVDHDLMDDGADLEVRAFDSEEAMHEAFLDYLEETDPDVLTGWNFDDFDAPYYVDRLDELGSYGEHDIDSDRLSRVGEVWTSGWGGPNIKGRVVFDLLYGYQRMQRSELDSYRLDAVGEKELDAGKERYTGDIGDLWEDDPERLLEYNVRDVELCVEIDRKQNIVPFWKEVAEFVGCKLEDATTPGDAVDLYILHKAYGRFVLPSKGQQESEDYEGGAVFDPITGVRENVTVLDLKSLYPMCMVTTNASPETKVDPESYDGETYRAPNGTHFRKEPDGIIREIIDETLAEREQKKAARNDHDPDSEAYDRYDRQQAAVKVIMNSLYGVLGWERFRLYDKEMGAAVTATGREVISFTEEAANDIGHEVAYGDTDSVMLELGPDLSKEEAIEASFDIEDHINAAYDEFASEELNADEHRFQIEFEKLYRRFFQAGKKKRYAGHIVWKEGKDVDDIDITGFEYQRSDIAPITKRVQKRVIELIVKEGDVDAVEEYVHDVIEEYQDGAVDLDDIGIPGGIGKCLDNYDTDTAQVRGAKYANLLLGTNFQRGSKPKRVYLRKVHPDFFRELEGENPDLRDDPLYVEFKTDHDVICYEYADQLPEAFEIDYDVMLEKTLKGPIERILEALDISWDEVKSGQTQTGLGSFM; encoded by the coding sequence ATGGAAGACACGGACCTCTCCGAGTTCATGCACGAGGGGGCCGACGCCGACGGAGACGCGTCGGAGAGCGTCCCCGACGACACGGTCCGCGCGGAAGCGGAAGTAGTCGCGGGCGACGGCGACCCCGTGGTGAACGAGATCGTCTCCGCGGAGGCGGACGCGCTCCCGGACGTCGACGGCGACGTCGAACTGATGGTGACGCAGGTCGACTACACCGTCGAGGGCGAGGGCGACCGCGAGCGCCCCGTCGTCCACGTGTTCGGCCGCACCGCCGACAACACCGCCGAGCACGTCCGCGTGCACGGGTTCCGGCCGTACTTCTACGCGCCGACCGAGAGCCTCGACGAGGACGACCTCACCGACGACGTCATCACGGGCTCCGAGGAGACCGACGAGAACGGCGAGCCCTACGAGTCCATCCGGGGCGAGAAGCTCACGAAGATCTTCGGCCGGACGCCGCGCGACGTCGGGAACATCCGCGACCGCTTCGAGCACTACGAGGCGGACATCCTGTTCCCGAACCGCCTGCTCATCGACAAGGACATCACGAGCGGGCTGCGCGTGCCCGAGCGCCGCGCCGACGACGGCGCCGTCTACGTCCACCACGACGAGATCGAGACCTGCGACGTGGACGCCGACGTGCGCGTCAACACCTTCGACATCGAGGTCGACGACCGCTCCGGCTTCCCGGAGGACGGCGAGGAGCCCATCGTCTGCCTGACCAGCCACGACTCCTACGACGACGAGTACATCGCGTGGCTGTACGAGGCGCCCGAGGCGACCGCGCCGTCGCCCGAGGCGCTCGTCGACCACGACCTGATGGACGACGGCGCAGACCTCGAAGTACGGGCGTTCGACAGCGAGGAGGCGATGCACGAGGCGTTCCTCGACTACCTCGAGGAGACGGACCCGGACGTGCTCACGGGCTGGAACTTCGACGACTTCGACGCCCCCTACTACGTCGACCGGCTGGACGAACTCGGCTCGTACGGCGAGCACGACATCGACTCGGACAGGCTCTCGCGGGTCGGTGAGGTGTGGACGTCGGGCTGGGGCGGCCCGAACATCAAGGGCCGCGTGGTCTTCGACCTGCTGTACGGCTACCAGCGGATGCAGCGCTCCGAGCTGGACTCCTACCGGCTGGACGCGGTCGGCGAGAAGGAACTCGACGCCGGGAAGGAGCGGTACACGGGCGACATCGGCGACCTCTGGGAGGACGACCCCGAGCGCCTGCTGGAGTACAACGTCAGGGACGTGGAGCTCTGCGTGGAAATCGACCGCAAGCAGAACATCGTCCCGTTCTGGAAGGAGGTCGCGGAGTTCGTCGGCTGCAAGCTCGAGGACGCCACCACGCCCGGGGACGCGGTCGACCTGTACATCCTGCACAAGGCGTACGGCCGGTTCGTGCTGCCGTCGAAGGGCCAGCAGGAGTCCGAGGACTACGAGGGCGGCGCCGTCTTCGACCCCATCACGGGCGTCCGCGAGAACGTCACCGTGCTCGACCTGAAGAGCCTCTACCCGATGTGCATGGTGACGACGAACGCCTCACCCGAGACCAAAGTCGACCCCGAGAGCTACGACGGGGAGACGTACCGCGCGCCCAACGGCACGCACTTCCGGAAGGAGCCGGACGGCATCATCCGCGAGATCATCGACGAGACGCTCGCGGAGCGCGAGCAGAAGAAGGCCGCACGCAACGACCACGACCCGGACAGCGAAGCCTACGACCGCTACGACCGCCAGCAGGCCGCAGTGAAGGTCATCATGAACAGCCTCTACGGCGTGCTGGGCTGGGAGCGCTTCCGGCTCTACGACAAGGAGATGGGCGCCGCGGTCACCGCGACCGGCCGCGAAGTCATCTCGTTCACGGAGGAGGCCGCCAACGACATCGGCCACGAGGTGGCGTACGGCGACACCGACTCGGTGATGCTGGAGCTCGGACCGGACCTCTCGAAGGAGGAGGCCATCGAGGCGTCCTTCGACATCGAGGACCACATCAACGCGGCCTACGACGAGTTCGCCAGCGAAGAGCTCAACGCCGACGAACACCGCTTCCAGATCGAGTTCGAGAAGCTCTACCGCCGGTTCTTCCAGGCGGGCAAGAAGAAGCGGTACGCCGGCCACATCGTCTGGAAGGAGGGCAAGGACGTCGACGACATCGACATCACGGGCTTCGAGTACCAGCGCTCGGACATCGCGCCCATCACGAAGCGCGTCCAGAAGCGCGTCATCGAGCTCATCGTCAAGGAGGGCGACGTCGACGCCGTCGAGGAGTACGTCCACGACGTCATCGAGGAGTACCAGGACGGCGCCGTCGACCTCGACGACATCGGCATCCCGGGCGGCATCGGCAAGTGCCTCGACAACTACGACACGGACACCGCGCAGGTGCGGGGCGCGAAGTACGCGAACCTCCTGCTCGGCACGAACTTCCAGCGCGGCTCGAAGCCCAAGCGCGTCTACCTCCGGAAGGTCCACCCGGACTTCTTCCGCGAACTGGAGGGCGAGAACCCGGACCTGCGGGACGACCCCCTCTACGTGGAGTTCAAGACCGACCACGACGTCATCTGCTACGAGTACGCCGACCAGCTCCCCGAGGCGTTCGAGATCGACTACGACGTGATGCTGGAGAAGACCCTCAAGGGCCCCATCGAGCGCATCCTCGAGGCGCTGGACATCTCCTGGGACGAGGTCAAGAGCGGGCAGACCCAGACCGGCCTCGGGAGCTTCATGTGA
- the rad50 gene encoding DNA double-strand break repair ATPase Rad50, which yields MRFTRVSLKNFKCYEDADVRLDRGVTVIHGLNGSGKSSLLEACFFALYGASALDKTLDEIVTIGAEEAEIDLWFTHAGNDYHIHRRVRNTGERASTPDCTLETPSGSIDGVTDVEEYVGDLLRMDAEAFVNCAYVRQGEVNKLINASPSTRQDMLDDLLQLGKLEDYRQRAGDARLGVEDVESNVAGKLDQLDEQIEAKEAENPHDKLANLKSELADVTEDIENYEQQRDTARETLEDAESVLESYEEKRAELEDVEETIAEVREAIAETESEREGLAEEVSEHRERADDLEAEAEELVAETGLEEADAEAAAAKREEVAAEREDVTERVSEVAPEVSKLSTEADNAAERAEDLETRAENLREEADDLEADADDLEDEHEEAVERIEELDAEIEAAKAAFEDAPIAFGNAEAHLESLNADLDDLRERREGVRADLQSAEDRVEEAEELLDAGKCPECGQPVEGSPHVEGVEEYRARVADLEAELETVEEDVEDVTARIDRTEDLVEREREVADLERDRERAVERRDDRENAASEARAAAAEKREEADDLEAEAEDAREEAESKREQAEDKREALAELNAEQSALKERIERLDDLADVLDEAASHRESADQLAEKRADLDDRNDERRDRLGDLRERKQTLEAEFDEDRIEAAKEDKQRAEDYLEQVEPELEDLRERRDDLQGKIGAAENAIEELEELRDQRETVAARLDELREIHEEVSELESMYGDLRAELRQQNVAKLERLLNETFELVYQNDSYARIELSGDYELTVYQKDGEPLEPEQLSGGERALFNLSLRCAIYRLLAEGIDGEAPLPPLILDEPTVFLDSGHVSQLVELVEQMRRMGVEQIVVVSHDDELVDAADDVVRVEKDATSNRSRVVRDPEEALAD from the coding sequence GTGAGGTTCACGCGCGTCTCCCTGAAGAACTTCAAGTGCTACGAGGACGCCGACGTGCGCCTCGACCGCGGGGTCACGGTCATTCACGGACTGAACGGCAGCGGGAAGTCCAGCCTGCTGGAGGCGTGCTTCTTCGCGCTGTACGGCGCGAGCGCGCTGGACAAGACGCTGGACGAGATCGTCACCATCGGCGCGGAGGAGGCGGAAATCGACCTCTGGTTCACGCACGCGGGCAACGACTATCACATTCACCGCCGCGTCCGGAACACGGGCGAGCGCGCGTCCACGCCGGACTGCACGCTGGAGACACCCTCGGGGAGCATCGACGGCGTCACTGACGTCGAGGAGTACGTCGGCGACCTGCTGCGGATGGACGCGGAGGCGTTCGTGAACTGCGCGTACGTCCGGCAGGGCGAGGTGAACAAGCTCATCAACGCGTCGCCGAGCACGCGCCAAGACATGCTCGACGACCTGCTCCAGCTCGGGAAGCTCGAGGACTACCGCCAGCGCGCCGGGGACGCCCGGCTCGGCGTGGAGGACGTCGAGAGCAACGTCGCGGGGAAGCTCGACCAGCTCGACGAGCAGATCGAGGCGAAGGAAGCCGAGAACCCCCACGACAAACTGGCGAACCTGAAGTCAGAGCTCGCGGACGTCACCGAGGACATCGAGAACTACGAGCAGCAGCGCGACACCGCCCGCGAGACCCTCGAAGACGCCGAGAGCGTGCTGGAGTCCTACGAGGAGAAGCGCGCGGAGCTCGAAGACGTCGAGGAGACGATAGCCGAGGTCCGCGAGGCCATCGCGGAGACCGAGAGCGAACGCGAAGGCCTCGCCGAGGAGGTCAGCGAGCACCGCGAGCGCGCCGACGACCTCGAAGCCGAGGCCGAGGAGCTGGTCGCGGAAACTGGACTCGAAGAGGCCGACGCCGAGGCCGCCGCGGCCAAGCGCGAGGAGGTCGCGGCCGAGCGCGAGGACGTGACCGAGCGCGTCTCCGAGGTCGCGCCCGAGGTGTCGAAGCTCTCGACGGAGGCCGACAACGCCGCCGAGCGCGCCGAGGACCTCGAAACTCGCGCCGAGAATCTCCGCGAGGAGGCCGACGACCTCGAAGCCGACGCCGACGACCTCGAAGACGAACACGAGGAGGCCGTCGAGCGAATCGAGGAGCTGGACGCGGAAATCGAGGCGGCGAAGGCGGCCTTCGAGGACGCCCCTATCGCGTTCGGGAACGCGGAAGCGCACCTCGAATCGCTGAACGCGGACCTCGACGACCTCCGCGAGCGACGCGAGGGCGTGCGCGCGGACCTCCAGTCCGCCGAGGACCGCGTCGAGGAGGCCGAGGAGCTACTCGACGCCGGGAAGTGCCCCGAGTGCGGCCAGCCCGTCGAGGGGTCGCCGCACGTCGAGGGCGTCGAGGAGTACCGAGCGCGCGTCGCGGACCTCGAAGCCGAACTGGAGACCGTCGAGGAAGACGTCGAGGACGTCACCGCGCGCATCGACCGCACCGAGGACCTCGTGGAGCGCGAACGGGAGGTCGCGGACCTCGAACGCGACCGCGAGCGCGCCGTCGAGCGCCGCGACGACCGCGAGAATGCCGCGAGCGAAGCCAGAGCGGCGGCGGCGGAGAAGCGCGAGGAAGCCGACGACCTCGAAGCCGAGGCCGAGGACGCCCGCGAAGAGGCGGAATCGAAGCGCGAGCAGGCCGAGGACAAGCGCGAGGCGCTCGCGGAGCTGAACGCCGAGCAGTCCGCGCTGAAGGAGCGCATCGAGCGCCTCGACGACCTCGCGGACGTGCTGGACGAAGCCGCCAGCCACCGCGAGTCCGCCGACCAGCTGGCGGAGAAGCGCGCGGACCTCGACGACCGGAACGACGAGCGCCGGGACAGGCTCGGCGACCTCCGCGAGCGCAAGCAGACCCTCGAAGCGGAGTTCGACGAGGACCGCATCGAGGCGGCGAAGGAGGACAAGCAGCGCGCGGAGGACTACCTCGAACAGGTCGAGCCCGAGCTGGAGGACCTCCGCGAGCGCCGCGACGACTTACAGGGGAAGATTGGCGCCGCGGAGAACGCCATCGAGGAGTTAGAAGAGCTCCGCGACCAGCGCGAGACGGTGGCCGCGCGTCTCGACGAGCTCCGGGAGATTCACGAGGAGGTCTCGGAGCTGGAATCGATGTACGGCGACCTGCGCGCGGAGCTCCGCCAGCAGAACGTCGCGAAGCTCGAACGGCTGCTGAACGAGACGTTCGAATTGGTCTACCAGAACGACTCGTACGCCCGCATCGAGCTCTCGGGGGACTACGAGCTCACTGTCTACCAGAAGGACGGCGAGCCCCTCGAACCCGAGCAGCTCTCCGGAGGCGAGCGCGCGCTGTTCAACCTCAGCCTGCGTTGTGCCATCTACCGGCTGCTCGCGGAGGGCATCGACGGCGAGGCGCCGCTCCCGCCGCTCATCCTCGACGAGCCCACGGTGTTCCTCGACTCCGGGCACGTCTCCCAGCTCGTGGAGCTCGTCGAGCAGATGCGCCGCATGGGCGTCGAGCAGATCGTCGTGGTGAGCCACGACGACGAGCTCGTGGACGCCGCCGACGACGTGGTACGCGTGGAGAAAGACGCGACGTCGAACCGCTCGCGCGTGGTCCGGGACCCCGAGGAAGCGCTCGCAGACTAA
- the mre11 gene encoding DNA double-strand break repair protein Mre11 has product MVRVIHTGDTHLGYRQYHSPERRRDFLNAFEAVVEDAVEADVDAVVHAGDLYHDRRPGLRDILGTIDALRPLRDAGIPFLAIVGNHEGTRDAQWLDLFETLGLAERLDESGRRVGDTAFYGLDYVPESKRPALDYEFDEPDAEHAALVSHGLFTPFAHANWDLDTVLGESNVDFDAVLLGDNHAADTAQVGDTWITYCGSTERASASERDPRGYNVVEFDDGDVAISRKGIETRDFVFVDVDLGPEDGTEYVRERVRERDVEDAVVVVTVEGDGDTVTPAEVERFGDERGALLTRVNDRREVEAEEDVEVSFADPDEAVRERVREMGLGEASLDIDDTVRDLDVADSNVRERVKRRVEDVLEDEAAEEADTDGEDEPAGRAQATTMEDFS; this is encoded by the coding sequence ATGGTTCGCGTCATCCACACGGGGGACACCCACCTGGGCTACCGCCAGTACCACTCCCCCGAGCGCCGCCGTGACTTCCTCAACGCCTTCGAGGCGGTCGTCGAGGACGCCGTCGAGGCGGACGTCGACGCCGTCGTCCACGCCGGCGACCTCTACCACGACCGCCGCCCCGGCCTCCGGGACATTCTCGGCACCATCGACGCGCTACGGCCGCTCCGCGACGCCGGCATCCCGTTCCTCGCCATCGTCGGCAACCACGAGGGCACGCGGGACGCCCAGTGGCTCGACCTCTTCGAGACGCTAGGACTCGCCGAGCGCCTCGACGAGAGCGGTCGCCGCGTCGGCGACACCGCGTTCTACGGGCTCGACTACGTCCCCGAGTCCAAGCGCCCCGCCCTCGACTACGAGTTCGACGAGCCGGACGCCGAGCACGCCGCGCTCGTCTCCCACGGCCTGTTCACGCCGTTCGCGCACGCCAACTGGGACCTCGATACGGTACTCGGCGAGTCGAACGTCGACTTCGACGCCGTCCTGCTCGGCGACAACCACGCCGCCGACACCGCGCAGGTCGGCGACACGTGGATCACGTACTGCGGGTCCACCGAGCGCGCGAGCGCCAGCGAGCGCGACCCCCGCGGCTACAACGTCGTGGAGTTCGACGACGGCGACGTCGCCATCTCCCGGAAAGGAATCGAGACGCGGGACTTCGTGTTCGTGGACGTCGACCTCGGGCCGGAGGACGGCACCGAGTACGTCCGCGAGCGCGTCCGGGAGCGCGACGTCGAGGACGCCGTCGTCGTCGTCACCGTCGAGGGCGACGGCGACACCGTGACGCCCGCGGAGGTCGAGCGCTTCGGGGACGAGCGCGGCGCGCTGCTCACCCGGGTCAACGACCGCCGGGAGGTCGAGGCCGAGGAGGACGTCGAGGTGTCGTTCGCGGACCCCGACGAGGCGGTCCGCGAGCGCGTCCGCGAGATGGGGCTCGGCGAGGCGAGCCTCGACATCGACGACACGGTCCGCGACCTCGACGTGGCGGACTCGAACGTCCGCGAGCGCGTGAAACGGCGCGTCGAGGATGTCCTCGAGGACGAGGCGGCCGAGGAGGCAGACACCGACGGCGAGGACGAACCGGCCGGCCGAGCGCAGGCAACCACCATGGAGGACTTCTCGTGA
- a CDS encoding helix-turn-helix domain-containing protein: protein MSATAMDGDTVEALEDLPPSAKLVAKVLEYNDTLTQSELAEETLLPARTVRYALTRLEEQDVVESRFSFSDARKRIYTLA, encoded by the coding sequence ATGAGCGCCACCGCAATGGACGGAGACACGGTCGAAGCACTCGAAGACCTGCCGCCGAGCGCGAAGCTCGTCGCGAAAGTGCTGGAGTACAACGACACCCTCACGCAGAGCGAGCTCGCCGAGGAGACGCTGCTGCCCGCCCGCACCGTCCGCTACGCGCTCACCCGCCTCGAGGAGCAGGACGTCGTCGAGTCCCGCTTCTCGTTCTCGGACGCCCGCAAGCGCATCTACACGCTCGCCTGA
- a CDS encoding proteasome-activating nucleotidase, whose amino-acid sequence MTETAEDAELPYDDGASLQEKIEALEEQLSALEDENEEMRDRLLDANAENNKYQQKLERLSHENKKLKQSPLFVATVQELNDEGAIIKQHGNNQEALTEVTDDLREDLEPGARVAVNNSLSIVERLDDEADVRARVMEVDESPDVGYEDIGGLDDQLREVRETVELPMKEPEMFDTVGIDPPSGVLLHGPPGTGKTLMAKAVAAQTDATFIKMAGSELVHKFIGEGAKLVRDLFQVARDHEPAVVFIDEIDAIASKRTDSKTSGDAEVQRTMMQLLSEMDGFDERGDIRIIAATNRFDMLDRAILRPGRFDRLIEVPNPDETGREKIFRIHTRGMNLSEDVDFTRLAAETDDKSGADVAAICTEAGMFAIRDDREEITMQDFENALEKLEQDTDASAEPSRTFA is encoded by the coding sequence ATGACTGAGACCGCAGAGGACGCCGAGCTGCCCTACGACGACGGCGCCTCTCTCCAGGAGAAGATCGAGGCGCTCGAGGAGCAGCTCTCCGCCCTCGAGGACGAGAACGAGGAGATGCGGGACCGCCTGCTCGACGCCAACGCAGAGAACAACAAGTACCAGCAGAAGCTCGAGCGGCTCTCCCACGAGAACAAGAAGCTCAAGCAGTCGCCGCTGTTCGTCGCCACCGTCCAGGAGCTCAACGACGAGGGCGCCATCATCAAACAGCACGGCAACAACCAGGAGGCCCTCACCGAGGTCACCGACGACCTCCGCGAGGACCTCGAGCCCGGCGCGCGCGTCGCCGTCAACAACTCTCTCTCGATCGTCGAGCGCCTCGACGACGAGGCCGACGTCCGCGCCCGCGTCATGGAAGTCGACGAGTCCCCCGACGTCGGCTACGAGGACATCGGCGGCCTCGACGACCAGCTCCGGGAGGTCCGCGAGACCGTCGAACTCCCGATGAAGGAGCCCGAGATGTTCGACACCGTCGGCATCGACCCGCCGAGCGGCGTGCTCCTGCACGGCCCGCCGGGCACCGGGAAGACCCTGATGGCGAAGGCCGTCGCCGCCCAGACCGACGCGACGTTCATCAAGATGGCCGGCAGCGAGCTCGTCCACAAGTTCATCGGCGAGGGCGCGAAGCTCGTCCGCGACCTCTTCCAGGTCGCGCGCGACCACGAGCCCGCCGTCGTCTTCATCGACGAGATCGACGCCATCGCTTCCAAGCGCACGGACTCGAAGACGTCCGGCGACGCGGAAGTCCAGCGGACGATGATGCAACTGCTCTCCGAGATGGACGGCTTCGACGAGCGCGGCGACATCCGCATCATCGCGGCGACGAACCGCTTCGACATGCTCGACCGCGCCATCCTCCGCCCCGGCCGCTTCGACCGCCTCATCGAGGTGCCGAACCCCGACGAGACCGGCCGCGAGAAGATCTTCCGCATCCACACGCGGGGCATGAACCTCTCGGAGGACGTCGACTTCACGCGCCTCGCCGCCGAGACCGACGACAAGTCCGGCGCGGACGTCGCCGCCATCTGCACGGAGGCCGGCATGTTCGCCATCCGCGACGACCGCGAGGAGATCACGATGCAGGACTTCGAGAACGCCCTGGAGAAGCTCGAACAGGACACCGACGCCAGCGCCGAACCCTCGCGCACGTTCGCGTAA